The following coding sequences are from one Candidatus Nitrohelix vancouverensis window:
- the ruvC gene encoding crossover junction endodeoxyribonuclease RuvC, which yields MRILGIDPGSNCTGYGIVEESGSSLKAVCWGGIRNPAKASFPDRLKRIHDELLGVIQKHQPDGAAVEDLFFAVNVKSALKLGQTRGAILLTLANANLEIGEYSPLEIKQAVAGYGRAEKSQVQSMVKTLLSLKEDPEPLDASDALAVAICHIHSSALKTRIAGSRK from the coding sequence ATGCGTATCCTTGGAATCGATCCGGGCAGTAACTGCACCGGCTACGGCATTGTCGAGGAATCCGGCTCCAGCCTGAAGGCCGTGTGCTGGGGCGGCATTCGCAATCCGGCCAAAGCTTCGTTTCCCGATCGTCTCAAACGCATTCACGATGAATTGCTCGGCGTGATCCAGAAACACCAGCCCGACGGAGCCGCCGTCGAAGACTTGTTCTTTGCGGTCAACGTCAAAAGCGCGCTGAAACTTGGACAAACACGCGGCGCCATCTTGCTGACCCTGGCGAATGCAAATCTGGAAATCGGAGAATACAGTCCATTGGAGATCAAACAGGCGGTAGCGGGTTACGGAAGGGCCGAAAAATCTCAGGTGCAGTCCATGGTCAAGACCCTGCTCAGCCTCAAGGAAGACCCGGAGCCGCTCGACGCCTCCGACGCGCTCGCCGTTGCGATTTGTCATATCCATTCATCCGCCTTGAAAACGCGCATCGCCGGGAGCCGAAAATGA
- a CDS encoding FAD-binding protein, which yields MEWARDSLKRLEDSREARRNAVHEELSQEEVDRLLQEHHPDHSGKGRSIAVGANANATAFPIELADLLESKSRLPDDYVPAADIETDVLIIGGGGAACSAALALNESGLKTLLCAKLRLGDSNTVMAEGGIQAALGPEDSAQRHFADSLVGGHGKNDPQLLKRLCEQGPEGIRWLTELGCLFDVTEEGMFRLRLGGGASVPRVLACRDYTGLEIMRTLKDATRLTTTEIMEDCPALELLDDGAGQVSGATIWNRQKNCLQSVSARAVLLATGGAGQLRFQQFGTSNHVGATGDGLVLAYRQGCHLEHGGSFQYHPSGSCYPEAMSGRLVTEAIRSVGAQVVNNEGHCFINELTYRDVLAAAIIREVREGRGIQTPAGSCGVWLDTPLIDIKHGAGTLQKQFPGIVHRFAPFGIDPSQTPILIYPTLHYQNGGVRVDEWCRTEINGLWAAGEVTGGLHGTNRLMGNSLLDIITFGRRAGESIKAQLPERKAATRSAADRFQRDLQKLSESSVQGPQLFPVEMNMNATPGQ from the coding sequence ATGGAATGGGCCAGAGACTCGCTGAAACGATTGGAGGATTCCCGCGAAGCGCGTCGCAACGCGGTTCATGAAGAATTGTCGCAAGAAGAGGTTGATCGGTTATTGCAGGAACACCATCCCGATCACTCAGGCAAGGGGCGGAGCATTGCAGTTGGAGCCAACGCCAACGCGACGGCGTTTCCCATCGAACTGGCGGACTTGCTGGAATCGAAAAGTCGATTGCCGGACGACTACGTTCCAGCGGCGGATATAGAAACCGACGTGCTCATCATTGGCGGCGGCGGGGCGGCCTGCTCTGCGGCGCTGGCTCTGAACGAGTCGGGTTTGAAAACGCTCCTATGCGCCAAATTGCGCCTGGGCGATTCGAATACGGTGATGGCGGAAGGGGGAATTCAGGCGGCGTTGGGGCCGGAGGATTCCGCGCAACGTCATTTCGCCGATTCTCTGGTGGGCGGCCACGGCAAGAACGATCCTCAATTGTTGAAGCGCCTGTGCGAGCAGGGGCCGGAGGGGATTCGCTGGCTGACGGAATTGGGTTGCCTGTTCGATGTGACCGAAGAGGGAATGTTTCGACTTCGCCTTGGCGGCGGCGCGTCGGTTCCCAGAGTGCTGGCTTGCCGGGATTACACCGGGCTTGAGATCATGCGCACATTAAAAGATGCGACGCGGTTGACGACGACGGAGATCATGGAAGATTGTCCCGCGCTGGAATTGCTCGACGACGGCGCCGGGCAGGTCAGCGGCGCGACGATCTGGAATCGTCAGAAGAACTGTTTGCAGTCGGTTTCCGCGCGCGCGGTTTTGCTGGCGACGGGGGGCGCGGGTCAGCTCCGTTTTCAGCAGTTCGGCACGAGCAATCATGTGGGCGCCACGGGAGACGGTCTCGTTCTCGCTTATCGCCAGGGCTGTCATCTGGAGCATGGCGGCAGTTTTCAATACCATCCCAGCGGCAGTTGCTATCCGGAAGCGATGTCCGGGCGCCTTGTGACGGAAGCGATCCGGTCCGTCGGAGCGCAGGTGGTGAATAACGAGGGGCATTGTTTTATCAACGAACTGACTTATCGCGATGTGCTGGCGGCGGCGATCATTCGCGAGGTGCGCGAGGGTCGAGGCATTCAAACCCCGGCGGGAAGTTGCGGGGTGTGGCTGGACACGCCGCTGATAGATATCAAACATGGCGCCGGGACCTTGCAAAAACAGTTTCCCGGTATTGTGCATCGCTTCGCGCCGTTTGGAATCGATCCCTCGCAGACGCCGATCCTGATCTATCCTACCCTGCATTATCAGAATGGCGGCGTGCGCGTCGACGAATGGTGTCGAACCGAGATCAATGGACTCTGGGCGGCGGGTGAAGTGACGGGAGGTTTGCATGGAACGAATCGTTTGATGGGAAATTCCCTGCTCGATATCATTACCTTTGGCCGACGCGCCGGGGAATCTATCAAAGCGCAGTTGCCGGAGAGGAAGGCGGCGACGCGCTCTGCGGCGGATCGGTTTCAGCGGGACTTGCAGAAACTGAGTGAGTCGTCTGTGCAGGGGCCGCAACTTTTCCCTGTCGAAATGAATATGAACGCCACGCCGGGGCAGTGA
- the ruvA gene encoding Holliday junction branch migration protein RuvA, with translation MIARLSGILTLRSPERLVIDVNGVGYLVHSPLSTFYELPAQGQSVTLNIYTHVSDQAMKLFGFLSDEEQTLFENLISVNKVGPKLALAILSGMDPEKLIGAIQANDVALLSRIPGVGKKTAERLALEMRDKLPKMDIVANAEASVSHESEALRDALSALTNLGYRKADAEIALKRLSEQGDKDLETLIKESLNLLS, from the coding sequence ATGATCGCCCGTCTTTCAGGAATTCTGACTCTGCGTTCGCCGGAACGTTTGGTGATCGACGTCAACGGCGTCGGCTACCTCGTTCATTCGCCGCTCTCGACCTTTTACGAACTGCCCGCGCAGGGCCAGTCGGTGACTCTGAATATATACACGCATGTGAGCGATCAGGCCATGAAGCTGTTTGGCTTCCTCAGCGATGAAGAGCAGACTCTGTTTGAAAACCTCATTAGCGTGAACAAGGTCGGCCCCAAACTGGCGCTGGCGATCCTCTCCGGCATGGACCCGGAAAAACTGATAGGCGCGATTCAGGCCAACGACGTGGCCTTGTTGAGCCGCATTCCCGGCGTTGGAAAAAAAACCGCCGAGCGGCTGGCGCTGGAGATGCGCGACAAATTACCCAAAATGGATATCGTCGCGAATGCCGAAGCCTCCGTTTCCCATGAATCGGAAGCGCTCCGCGACGCCTTGTCGGCGCTGACCAATCTGGGCTACCGCAAGGCCGATGCCGAGATCGCTTTGAAACGTCTGTCGGAACAGGGCGACAAGGACCTCGAAACATTGATTAAAGAAAGTCTCAACCTGCTGTCTTGA
- a CDS encoding 4Fe-4S dicluster domain-containing protein translates to MAGINVMSQEHIEVIVSGKALKARPGLTLTHALWEAGRAGEVQTGCDGGVCGACTVSIQLKGDSKTLIDLACQRQVEDGMTVFPYPAPTIPAVAPNREISPESIRAAFPTLDRCTKCGACSMVCPMDIPVMDSVTRMRSGAFEEAAEDFTSCIHCGQCRVVCEDRVKPHNMGMWVRRSLGMAQNWERLAGSAVNSPDESWDLLLDCDEETRLARCREFRKTGRVES, encoded by the coding sequence ATGGCGGGAATTAATGTTATGAGCCAGGAACATATTGAAGTGATCGTTTCAGGAAAAGCTTTGAAGGCCCGACCCGGCCTGACGCTGACGCATGCCTTGTGGGAGGCGGGACGGGCGGGCGAGGTGCAGACCGGATGCGACGGCGGGGTCTGCGGCGCCTGCACGGTTTCAATCCAGTTGAAAGGGGATAGTAAAACCCTCATCGATCTGGCCTGTCAACGACAGGTGGAAGACGGCATGACGGTTTTTCCCTATCCAGCTCCAACGATACCGGCGGTGGCGCCGAATCGGGAGATCAGCCCTGAATCCATCCGCGCGGCCTTTCCGACTCTGGACCGTTGCACCAAATGCGGAGCCTGTTCGATGGTCTGCCCGATGGACATTCCGGTCATGGATTCGGTCACGCGAATGCGCTCGGGCGCCTTTGAGGAGGCGGCGGAAGATTTCACATCCTGTATTCATTGCGGTCAATGCCGGGTCGTCTGCGAAGACCGGGTGAAGCCGCATAACATGGGCATGTGGGTGCGCCGTTCCCTGGGTATGGCGCAAAATTGGGAAAGGCTTGCAGGAAGCGCCGTGAATTCTCCTGATGAATCCTGGGATCTTTTACTGGATTGCGATGAAGAAACCCGACTGGCGCGCTGTCGCGAGTTTCGAAAAACGGGGAGGGTGGAATCATGA
- a CDS encoding YaiI/YqxD family protein, translated as MKIWVDADACPRPVKDILFRVAERTEVSVTLVANQWLRLPDSPFIHLILVGQGADIADDEIVKQCDTGDLIITADIPLAARVVEKGALALDPRGSVYDKENIGQLLSMRNFMDSLRSAGVETGGPDIFGKKERMKFANELDRIIARR; from the coding sequence ATGAAAATATGGGTCGATGCCGACGCCTGCCCCCGACCGGTCAAGGACATCCTGTTTCGCGTCGCTGAACGCACCGAAGTGTCGGTGACGCTGGTCGCCAACCAATGGTTGCGCCTGCCCGATTCGCCATTCATTCATTTGATTCTGGTAGGACAGGGCGCCGATATTGCGGACGACGAAATCGTCAAACAATGCGATACAGGTGATTTGATCATCACCGCCGACATCCCGCTGGCGGCGCGCGTGGTGGAAAAAGGCGCGCTGGCGCTCGACCCTCGCGGTTCTGTTTACGACAAGGAAAATATTGGACAATTGTTGAGCATGCGCAATTTCATGGACAGCCTGCGCAGCGCCGGAGTCGAGACCGGCGGCCCGGACATTTTTGGAAAGAAGGAGCGCATGAAATTCGCCAATGAGCTGGATCGCATCATCGCGCGTCGATAA
- a CDS encoding YebC/PmpR family DNA-binding transcriptional regulator — protein MSGHSKWASIKHKKGAADAKRGKIFTRIIKEITVAARLGGGDADGNPRLRTAILSAKQANMPQDNIIRAIKKGTGELEGVQYEEITYEGYGPGGVAIFIEVMTDNRNRTIGEIRSIFGKNGGNIGENGCVGWIFEQKGFFTVPAEGREEDELMELIIESGAEDLKLEGEYFEITCAVENFELVRKALEDAEIPTETAELTRIPQNTVPVEESNVKQLIRLMDGLDDHDDVQKSYANFDISDEVLATLD, from the coding sequence ATGTCCGGTCATTCCAAGTGGGCCAGCATCAAACATAAAAAAGGCGCGGCGGACGCCAAGCGCGGCAAGATTTTCACCCGCATCATTAAAGAGATCACCGTCGCCGCGCGTTTGGGCGGAGGCGACGCAGACGGCAACCCTCGTTTACGCACCGCGATTCTGTCCGCCAAGCAGGCCAACATGCCTCAGGATAACATCATCCGCGCCATCAAAAAAGGAACCGGCGAGCTTGAAGGCGTTCAGTATGAAGAGATCACCTACGAGGGTTATGGCCCCGGTGGCGTCGCGATTTTTATCGAAGTGATGACCGACAATCGTAATCGGACGATCGGAGAAATCCGCTCCATCTTTGGAAAAAACGGCGGCAACATCGGCGAAAACGGATGCGTCGGCTGGATTTTTGAGCAAAAAGGATTCTTCACCGTTCCCGCAGAAGGCCGCGAAGAAGATGAATTGATGGAGCTCATCATCGAATCCGGCGCCGAGGATTTAAAACTCGAAGGCGAATATTTCGAGATCACCTGCGCGGTTGAAAATTTCGAGCTGGTCCGAAAAGCTCTGGAAGACGCCGAGATCCCGACCGAAACAGCCGAACTGACGCGCATTCCACAGAACACGGTTCCAGTCGAAGAGTCCAACGTCAAACAACTGATACGCCTCATGGACGGTTTGGACGACCACGACGACGTGCAAAAATCCTACGCCAACTTTGACATCTCCGACGAAGTGCTGGCAACGCTCGACTGA